The sequence below is a genomic window from Carassius gibelio isolate Cgi1373 ecotype wild population from Czech Republic chromosome A17, carGib1.2-hapl.c, whole genome shotgun sequence.
ATTGTCCTAAAAAGTAATTATCTCctaattgcatattttttttgtgtaactataatttgttgaaaacagttgttctgctcaTTATTTTCATggaaactttacatttaaaaaaaaaataaaaaataaatcccagaattttttgttgaatagaaaatttgaaagaacagcattcattcgaTTATTTATAGAACTATTTTGTATATtatcaattataaataaattcattaaataaatactgaGGCAAATCCaccttggatgttttttttttttttcactgagctTGTAAttgtacataatatatattatttcggTCTATGCAAATGTTGCATGCAGTGTTGCCAAAACGATGTCTTAGCAGGCCGCATAATGAAATTACCTACCTTTGGGAGCAGAATTCACAATACTGCCTATGAAGACAGCTCACTGGGTTTTGTAAATAACTATTCTGTCACTGTTTTCCTCTGTTCTATCATTTTGATCGATGTTTTATGGCCACTGGCAATAGATGAACCACCACAGACTGTAAGTCAGACCCCCTCAGTCTTTTGCAGTGTCCAGGACATTAGCTCCGAGTCTGGACAACTATATATCGCATGTGATCAAGCACATGGTGGCATGCTGTCCCCACATTACGCCAGAATTTAGGAGATAACCCAGTAAAGACACACTAGAGGGCTTACACAGAAATGAAGAGTATTTGCAGTTCTCCAGAACCCCTGTCTCAGTGGATGCAGATTCATTTGAAGAGGTTCTGAAAAACTTGGTGACATTATAAGGCTTGCATTTAAAGTGGTGCAGTCCTCACCCCCGACCCCCCTTCGTGCTGTCTCCTGGGTGTCCTAGAAAAAGCACAAGTAAAGACTGAAAGTGCCCAAGTACTTATAAAGCCACATTAATTAAGCCAAATATTTCTTGTTAACTCAAGAACTTCTCTCAAGGACACATGATGTCTGCCAAGAGAGCCATAATGCTCTAGAGCGGATGATACATGAGTAAGACTGAGAGAGCGAGACAGACAGAGGAGGGGATGAGATATGGCTGATAGTGAGAGGAACGTGATAGATTAAAGTAAGAGGTTTTAGGTTCCCATCTGTAGTTGGGAATGGTTGAATTATCTTATTCTCCTTTTCTGCAGTTTACACACCATTTCACACTTTACATTGTCTAGTCAAGTTCAGTACTTTGATATTGTTATCACACTATTCTTTAGGCATGTTTTACACTATAAAATTGACTACATTGTCGGCAGACTTTACAGTATAGTCATTCTGTTATAGTTACAAAACATTGGATCAGTGCCATGGTTGACTCAGAAATATGCCGACATTATTTAAACTTAAAGTGCAGCATgatcatttcagttttattttgtgtAGCCTCACTTTACAATGTAGTTAAGTTTACATTTGTAAATATCTTACAGTCCCGGTTAAATTTGTTGGTATACATTACACTGTTGTTAATTACATTATGTTGTGAGAATTTACAGTAGTCAAGGTTACATTATGTCTTCATATTTTACATTAGTCGAGgttcaattatcaaaatattattcTGTAGTTATATTGTTTAGCATATTTCACCATGTAGTTAGTTAAATTGTGTGGTTATTTTATGCTGTTGTCAAGTACTTTCAAGACATGATTTACACTTTATGCTCAGACCTACAAAATGCATAATTTACAAATTTGTCCCCCTTAAAGGGACAGGTTGTAGGTCCTGCCACGGGAGGGcgcatttgtaagtcgctttgcatgaaagcatctgctaaatgtaaatgtaatataatgtatgtGCATCCCCTCAAACACATGGTTAACTGATAAATACACTTACAGGAATCACTAGCGACTGTAGcatgtgactctctctctctctctctaagatCCACCACAGTCGTTACCTCGGTTTCTAAATCACTGGGGTCTAAATAATGGGACACTGTGTGGTTCAACTGAAAGCACTAAATGAAATGGATGATGGGGATAAAAAGAAGAACAATGTTTACTCTGCATTCTGTCAGTGTGATGCTGAAATACATGCCTGTTCAAGACCACttacacacacgcgcacacacacacacacacacacacacacactccagtaaAATCAAAACAATTCTCTTCTGAAGGAAACCAAACACAAGTTGTTCCAAACAATGACAGACATTTGTATAGAAACACATGCACATCTGCGCATTTGTTGTACTAGGTCTGGGTCATGTCATATGCAATCACTACAACCGTTGGCTCAACCcgaaattatcatttaaattaaatgcaaaaaccaCCACTGTGTGATGctcagggataaaaaaaaaaaaatgcattatgagtGTGTTTATCTTTGCAAATTATAAATGACATGCACCAGAGTCTCACCCCAAAGATATAATGTCAGACATATTAGCTAGCCAGGATTATTAAATCTTCAAATCCCCATAGTAATTACAGCAATATTACTGTATTGTTTCAAATATGGGTGTCACAGCACTCATTTTGTATCTCTTAATACCTACTTAAGAGAGGCTAACAACACATAATACATAAACTAAGAAATAAGAAACAAGTTTTTGTTGTTAAGAAATAAACAGTTAGTAAATAAACCCCAAGTCCAAATCTAAAAGGGAtacgtttttatttaattatttagtttattttataaagaatagaattagaatagagagtgctagagttagagggtcaaagaAAGATGGAAGAGATATGTTTTTACATACATCAGAGGCTCTCAACCTGGGGTCACTTGAGATGGGGTTGTgggtgactttttttctcactgagcaatgtttatatacataaaatattggTTCAAGTGCCCAAAGACTACCTTGGGTAATAACCAATACAGTAGATACGTCAGTATTTGTGACTAAGTGGTAAAATGTGTTATCCTTAAAAATTTACATTGTTTCGGgtcactattatttatttatttttaaagaaattaaaatctaCTTTCAGTAAGAATGCATTAATTTCATCAAAACTTTGTAAAGGGCTTACGTAGTTACAAAAGactttgatttcaaataaatgctgttcactGGGACATTCTGGAAGATTCCTGGAAATAAAGGTAtctcagttttcacaaaaatattaagcagcacaactgtttaacattaataataagaaatgtttctttagcaccaaatcagcatatttgatatCTGAGTGATTGTTGAAGGctaatgtgacactgaatgctGCAACAATTCCTGCTAAAAATTCATCTTttccaacacaggaataaattacatcttagaaaacatttttttttcttcacaatacTACAATtatctgtgtttttgatcaataaatgcagtcttggtaagcataaaatacttcttttaaaacaaattaagtaAACTTACTGTCCATAAACTTTTGAACGATGGTGGAATTTTTCAGTTATGTATTTCTAATGAGACACTGAACTCTTATCATTTAATAGTTTGAAGTTGGATTTCAAAATACAACCAAAGACCTTGAAACGAAATCACTGATAAACAGAAAAGGAACATCTGAAAAGGTCAAATTTAATGATACTGAAGATTTAGGATCACCCTTTGCAAACACATGTGAGCTACCATTGGCATTTAATAGCTATTTTATTTAGATGTCACAAGCAAGGCCTTCTGCAAAATGAGACGGGTAAGTCTCAGCACACTATTATAATGCAACAAGATGACACTTCAAAAGGTTACTGACAGCTGGTTTAGGACATAATCAGCCTATAAATGTATGTGCTTGAGCTCTTTGAACAGGCTGAAATCAACCTTGTAACTTCCTCTGAATGTGTTTAGTTCTTGCCAGTGGGGTTTTTTCTTTCAGCACATATATCTCATCATATCAATAATACTCCTACAGCAAAGATTGCATAACGGATTGCAGTAAGGATCAGGAGCGAGAATGCTGTAATTCTGAACAAGTACTTTATACTATGCAATTACGCACACATCTGAACAtctgagtgtgagtgtgtatgtgcgaCAAGACTGCAGTATTTGATAAGCATTTCAAAGGGAGCGTATTAGCCTTTTCCAGTAGGCTTGTACTGCCTCTTGCTGGTTGATTCAAGGAAGCACATATACAGAGATTGATTCCTCGCAGATATAGACAGTCATATGTGATGTTTGTGGTTTGATTGACAGGTCAAGAGCATGTTTAACGTCACGGCCAAAGAGAGCAGGAAAAGATCCATCAGCGCTTTGGTTGCTGTGGGCAatggaaatgtagcattatatatgaaaataaagaaatgcaaataataaaaagtatttattacttattatttatcACTAGTATTAATCACTAGCCTTGTGTGTTGACAACAGGTGGGCCTTATTAAACTAGCCTCAAGTAGTTGTTAAGGCAACTCACTGACAAGTTGATTTTGAAAGTATGCAGTTTGGCACGTCTGTGGTCTGGAGTAGATGGAACAATGCAGTAGTTGAATATGTGGCTGCTAAAAATACAATGGCTATAATCAGTGATAATGAGCTGTTTTATTCACTTCTCTGCAGAGGTTGCACTGGGGAAAGCAGCAGACAAGAACACCGCACTTAGAAAAGTAAGCCACATGCGCACTCATTCACTCACGAACCAAATCACATACCGGACTCTAATTGCAGGCACAATTCCCAAATGAAGAAACCTAAGATTAAATGACTCGCCGAAGGGCACAATAATGACAGAACGGGGCTGCGAGCTCAATAATTCCTCAGTTCACATGACACACTTACAATATTTGAACATCTAATGTTTGTGTTAGAGCTACCAGGTTTTAATTAAATCATCTGGACATACAGATTTACAGGCAAAAAATCAGAGCCATGCATTACCTCTACTACATTGAGAGCTACAACGATCATACCAGTGAGTCGCACACTACTCTTTGTGCATATGCGAGTGTTAGACATGTGGGTCACTGACTATCATATAACAAACAGACATCGTAAATCTCATGTGGAAATGTGTGCATTCGTGTGCGGTGTGAGAGAAGGATTCTACTGAGTCAcagtattaattatttacatttacgtAATCTGTGGTTTCCATGTTTTAATATTCCATGTATTTTTGAAAGATCTCTTGTAGGGCTGGGTGGTATATATTAATTTCATAATATATTCACAATGattttttgacatttatattattattcactttttactgtattttattttaaatgtttcatttaaaaaaatgccaatTAGACTCTGTCATTTCAGGTCAAGCAAATGTTTTCCTGATATCCAGACCTGTACTCACATAGAGTATCAGAATTCCCTTCACATCCATTGAGCTACAATGGGTTTATTTCTTTCCTGACATCAGAGCTAAAATGATGAAGTTCAGATCTGAGATGTGGCTGATGGTAATTGAGTTCTGAGTTCCATTGTTAATCTCACCCTTGAAAATGTTTGTTGAcaggatttttctttttcaacatGAAACAAGATGAAAAATATGTTAATTGAATTGACACATTTGCTTATAATAAAAAACCTTTTTTAGTGTATGtaacacatttttatgtattatcattagttcaccccaaaataaacatttttatttacttatgttactccaaacctgtatgactgtatgactgaaaaatgttggtaatcaAGCAGTTTCAGTTCCTGTTGACTTGGAGAAAAAATACAGTTGAAGTGGGGGAAAGGGAAGGGGGAATATCTTGTGTTGTGTTCCACTGAGGAAAGTTCCATTTATTCagttactgaataaataaaaatgtacaaagctTATATAGGGCATTGTtgacaaaactatatatatatatatatatatatatatatatatatatatatatatatatacacaaaatccatatatatatatatatatatatatatatatatatatacaaaaaagatGAATATAATCATGttattttctgtctttcaggTTATAGTCTGCATTGTCATCGGGCAGTAATCACTCTCTGTAAACTGATTGGGATTGAGGATATGTATGCAAAAGTAGATGGTTCAGTTAAGGTCCTCAACATCACCAGGGCTCTCTTCCACAGCCTGGCCAATCAGGTGAGAGATTATAACAGAACAGTAGCCAATCAGATGAGTCTTTATACACGTCTCAGTGGCTTATCTGATAAAGTGACCATTATTTTGCCAAGTATCTTCAGTTAGTCCTGGAAGCACAaatcctgtcaaacatagtcttaAATGATATTTAACTGGGTTCAATCAAGTGGGTTCAATAACATCCAGGTTACTTAGCTCTAACTCTAATATGTGAATATTcactaataaaatgtttcatGATAACCCTAGTTGTTGCCCTACCCCTCACCTATAAAGTCAGAAGGATATTATGAGGATATTTTGTTCAAGCCTCTACTCCATCCCTAACTCTGACACTAAAGTCAGATTGAAGGTTTTTGGGAATGTTGTCCCAAGACCATTAAACATCCTGGAACTTCTTAAAGGAACAAATGCAAAGACTTCTGGCTAAATCCTTATCATTTCAGTCGCTGAGTCCTTTATTATTCCTTTGAGAATGTATTGATCATAGTAAACTAAGATCCCTCTAAACTGTGTCACTGTACTTTTCATGCTTATAATGGACTTCCTCTCCACTGTCATACTACAGGAGACTCATCAGAATCTATCTGTTATAAAGCAGCTGAATGTGGTGGAGTTCAGGGCAGAACAAGGTGCTCTGCCCATCGTGGTGGCACGACCGCAGCTTGGTGCCCGTAATGAGCCTGAAGTGGAGGACAATGTGCCCAAAACTCCTCTGCACTGGGCTGACGTGAAGGCCTCACAGGGCGTTAAGAGATCAGTGTGGGCAGGTGTAAAAAGGACCATCTGGTGATCTGAACGATAATGTCCAGCCAGTCTGTACAGCAGTCTGACACTCTAGTGCAAGACTGACAACCGTTTGCTGGGGAGCATTGAAGCACGGATTGGATTGGAATCATGCTGTTAAACCACTATTTGACCACACAGTGAAGGTCATGAAATTCTACATAACCCCAGAAATGGgtgtttatatgtcacaagccCATGAAAGAGGAGCGTGGAAGTGAATGTATAAAGAGAGACTTACCTACACATGACTTGGGACTGGAAGAGCAACAATAAACCTACAATAAACCCACATTCAGTGTCAAGTCATTAATCTTGCTTATGTTTTATGTAAAGGTATTGTCACAGTAGCGTAATTTCAGCAAGGTGATGCGACCAAAAGTGTCTGCTATTTATCAATGCTGTAGCGatatatgaagcacagctcacaaagAAGTCATTTTCAAACATGAGAAAAATGTGACACTCTCCCACAAAAATAGCATGGATTCATGTTGTAATGACTGGATTACGGCCATGAAAACTATAAGACTAAAGGTGGGGTTTTTTTAAAGTTGATGAAAAGCACAATGTTCAAATATGCCCACCCATCTCATGTTTATATagaaaaaattgaaaaacaatgTAATGCAAAAACCTGTTCCATTTGAAAGACCCTTTATATAGTACATCACTATTTTATATGTAACAATGTCTTGCACGCAAACCTTTATAATTGAGTTAACATGaattaaatgcaaaagtaaagttattttaaagggtCTATATGGCTCTTTTGGTCGgttcatttaaatatacaaaatagtcATAGGTGTAATTTAGTCAGCAATATTTTGAAAGCTATTTCTTtatagattaattaatttaatacaatttgaGTGCTGGGGGAATGAATAACACAGGGAATTCTGTCCAGTTcatattcttttattaaaatagtaTGTTGTTCATAGTGTGTAGTAGCTAAATATACAACACTTCATATATCTGTTACAAAGTTACAAGAAGTATACAAAATCCACAATCTTTCTTCATCCACATCTACACGAGGTGTCAGTGTACTAGTACAGACAGCATTTCAAATTGTCCCTTCCCCCAAATAAAAGAACACATCATCATTAGAAAAGTACTGAAGTtagaataatacattattaaaagtaTAAGTGGGTTTATTCCATCATGATTTCTGTGGTTTTGTGTTTTTGAGTAGAAGACATGGACAGGACTGACCCCTGAAATTTGTTTTTCAGCCCCAGTggtttttcagtgtttattttaacatatttaaacaattcatgtcaaatgtatttttcttttgctCAGATACTTTGATTAGAAGGATTTCCATCGCATAGCAGAAAAGATGCAATGGATGAAGTACAGCAATGTGGCAACAAACGAGAATACCTGAGGGAGACAGAGTAAAACATTCAGCTAaaagtttaagttttaaaaactttaaacagtttttttccaaaaatggaaattaagatttgctaaagattattaaaaattaaaattatttttaatgagcgTTAGATGATGATAAAGTTAACATAAATAATGGGAaatgatattgaaaaaaaaaaaaatacaattcagtATCAACAATTACCAATaaagtgtgtgtattttgtgCTTACCACAGCTGAAATGTCCATTTGATAGTAATTAAAGGGATATACTGTGTCCGAAAACGCTTTCATGGCGATAGTCTCATTGGCCAGGATCACTGAGGCGCTCAGGTAGAATACAACAGCAACCAGGTGATACAAGAAGTCCTGCACACAGAAATCATAATCAAAGCAggttcattacacacacacacacacacacagagagaatacTTCGCTCTCTGCTCACCGCTGCAGCCCAGCTGCTGCTGTTTTTGTGCCCTCCAGAGGCGAAGATGATGAGCCAGAGGAAGGTCATCACAAAGCAGAAGACTGATACAAACATCACCCATCCTAGAGGGTTTGGCACTGTTATTAATGGGGTCAATAGCAAAAGTGAGGTCATTGCCACACGTGTGGATGCTACCAGGATCCATACCAGCCCTCCAAACACCTgtgggacaaacacacacacacacacacacacacacacacaaatgcaaattTAGTATGGTAATTTGTGCATACCTATAGTGCAACCATCCAAATGATTGGACTAGACCTTGAATCTAGATAATAAGCTGTTTAACATTTTCAACATGATGTGTCTGTACACAACAATACAAACCCATAAAAAGCTTATAATTACAGCTCACTAGACCAGCAcagataaacattttaaatgttcacaTAGGCATACACAACAGCTCCTCAAcaataattaacaaaaatgtaggcctactaatttattACATGATGCGCTGGAATATTCTAATCAGTGAAAGAGAATTTTACTTCCCCAACAGGTGTAACAGGTTTCCTGACATCTCATCCTATCAGTTTCCTACCAGGGTTTACTGCGCACATCATTATTGCACCCTTTTTCTCTTgctaaataacaatattttattttattactgtaagGGTAAATTTAGGGTTAGGATAGGTGTAGACTTTAAAAGGGCTCAATTGAAAAggtagtatttttttattgctggtttcctgtagctgtatcccttctagcttcAACTGCTACTATAACACATAAtaactgtatttgcattattgtaagggtaggtttagggttatggtaggtgtagatgttaataaaccataattttaccCGTATCATTTTTTGTCGTCGaatactacccactgttttaatgggaggtagcGAGATCTGAAAGGGTAAATCGACAGAACACCAGACAAATAATCTGGTTAAAACATCTGATTGGGGAAGCAAGCACCGCTGACTGAATTTGCTATTTACTTAATAATTTGCGTTTTTtaatttgagtcaatgattcagcgCTCTATAGATCAGCCGTCTGAACGCATCAATGACTCACTCAGAAGACACACACTTGCTGCCACCTATTGGTGGTttactttcatatttaaaagtagcTTACCAGTGCattttttccaacatttcatatttgtattaaataataatactaataatgattTAAAACTTCTAAACTTTTTCCCTGTAACTACATCCATACTACATTTCAGCTTCATTAAACTGtctgtgtaaatgcatctaaatgccacttcagctGATTCTGGTTCTTCTGCAGTGGAAAGATTGGTTTTGTTAATACCGATTTAATTTGATTGGTAACAGCCCTATAGTGTTATTCCGATTATGGGACACCATATTTGGCCACATCACGTCACCTCCGTTTTTTATAGTCTATGGTCACTTCAAAtcatataattgtaaatataattgAAACTacttaaacaaatatattatttaaattaattaattgatgtttATTTTCTGATGATGACAGGCATAGATTTGTAGTTCAAGTTTTTTGGGTtattttcacaaaacaaacaaacaaacaaacaaacaaataatgacaATTACATTCCCAACATTAACAAAACCTGAACATGCGATGCGACATCACTCTCCTTTTACGATAACATTATACATGCATTTCTCTCTCCCATAGATTAATTTACTCTCATGACAAAAATTGCCTATACGCAAAAAGGCAAAATGTCATTTAACTATCGTGATATTTCAGTAGCCACAAGTAGGCTTCATAAATCAGCAAATAAATCCTTTCATAAAAACCGTCTTTTgttatgaataaatgtataagcATAGCTCATACATCAGAGAACCGAGATGGCGAGATGAGCTGATGAAAAAGCATTTCTGTGTGTTGCACTAATcttccaaacacacacagaatcatCTTTCTTTTGAGAGTCTGATACATGACCTGAGTTCACATTCATGCCCTTCAAAGTTCCTATACGGTGATCAGACAAGAAGCAGTAGCCTACCACAAAAAAACCTCTTTCTTTCAAACACCATTCTTTGATCCATTTTCACAGTTTAATTCAAGCGTATGGGTTCTGTAGATGAACTGTATAATGTGCCTCTCATTAACCTCTGTGTTGTGGAGGTGCTGAACTGATAGCTACCTCTAGAAAGCAGCAGTTAGTTACATCCAGTAGcctattataaatacataaatatcataatacaatataaataaaatatttttgagtaGCCTAAATAATAACCCTTTCTCTCTAACTGTTCCACTCTCCTTTTTAATataaatagcctaaataaaaCTCAGAAAATAATCTGTGTCCAGCCTACATAGCCTATAGCCTAATGTTCTGAggggaaaaataataatgacgTATCAAATTTGACCCTGAACTGTAGAAAtactaaaaaaaactgaattaatttaataacataaCAGTACTTTATCTTTACAAACGTTTAAcattataatttcaaaattaaGTGGTAAATATTCTTTTAGTCTTACACTGGTCGTTAAAAATCTGATATTTACAAAAATAGGATAAAACTTAATTTTGAGCATTAAATATTCCGTTCACGCACCAGCTCGGGGAGGTAGAGGATGTCCGGTACGGTGGTACAGATCCGGAGTCCGCTGGGCAGACTCGACATCTGCTGCGTGGCTGCTGCCATGGTCACGTTCTCGCTATCCTCTAGTCTAGTGGAATGAATGGAGTAACGGAGCCACGAGCGCGTCTTTTCAATGTGCACTGGAGACTTGAAAAACCTGCTCTTCCATTACTTAAACTCCACTTTTTTTCTGAGCGGGATGTGAGGTTGAGGAACACAGACTTGTTTATGTGGGTGCAGTGTGGCAACAGGACAGGTTGAGTAATATTGAACAGGTCAGTCAGCTCAGGTGTTCGCATATACAGACACACTGGGGATGGGCGAATCAATCCTGAAGTATCGATACTCAAATAAAAATATCGATATCAATTATTTACAAGTGATTTTGTCTGTTTATTGGTACAATACGCATTAAATTGGAAGAATAACCTATGTTAGCCAATAATTGTGTGGGAGGGATTTTCCTGCTCATctgaacctgtttttatacagacTATGAACACACGCAAATGT
It includes:
- the LOC128031515 gene encoding myelin and lymphocyte protein, yielding MAAATQQMSSLPSGLRICTTVPDILYLPELVFGGLVWILVASTRVAMTSLLLLTPLITVPNPLGWVMFVSVFCFVMTFLWLIIFASGGHKNSSSWAAADFLYHLVAVVFYLSASVILANETIAMKAFSDTVYPFNYYQMDISAVVFSFVATLLYFIHCIFSAMRWKSF